In one Bacteroidota bacterium genomic region, the following are encoded:
- a CDS encoding VCBS repeat-containing protein — protein sequence MKRSKGILNLLATAGGMLIATSISAQTFTKITDPSNPLVTDEFESGGGSWGDFNNDGFLDIFVPHGNLTDQQNGLYLNNRNGGFTKLTTGPVIADGGSSIGGTLGDFNNDGNLDLFITNRQPASGPLFGNFLYVGDGDTSFVKVTTGSPATDLANSNSSSWVDINNDGHLDLFVVNFQADNFLYYNGGPPTYTFTRADTGTIVQDGSNFSIAGVWADYNNDRKPDFFLGNAGGQNDYLFTNHGNGYFVRTTLLDARATLGASWGDFNNDGYLDLFVANFLGQNNILYRNSGPPDFSLVPIDTGIVSNGGGNSIGSVWADVDNDGDLDLFVANDGGADFLYLNSGPPAFAFSKVTTGEIVNTIANSFGCSAADYDNDGALDLFVANRLNQRDFLYKNNGNSNSWLTIKCVGTASNTSAIGTKVRLKATVAGLPAWQMREVAAQTGYNSQNLLLHVGFGNASVVDSITVEWPSGQTDYFIDVLPNRIVTIIEGGGLSGLSSPNQQKPEGFELHQNYPNPFNPTTTLRFGLTGRSHVLVAVHNQLGQELRRLVDGEFEPGEHSTTWDGLNKNGLTAASGVYYIRARANGFTQTVKALLTR from the coding sequence ATGAAAAGGAGCAAGGGCATTCTCAACCTGTTGGCAACAGCCGGCGGCATGTTGATTGCAACATCGATCTCCGCGCAGACATTCACCAAAATCACGGATCCTTCGAACCCTCTTGTCACCGATGAATTCGAAAGCGGCGGTGGAAGTTGGGGTGACTTCAACAACGATGGGTTCCTGGACATCTTTGTGCCGCACGGCAATCTCACCGACCAACAGAACGGCCTCTACCTGAACAATCGCAACGGCGGCTTTACAAAACTGACCACGGGGCCGGTGATTGCGGATGGCGGCTCGTCCATCGGCGGAACATTGGGAGATTTCAACAACGATGGAAACCTGGACTTGTTTATCACCAACCGTCAGCCGGCATCGGGGCCGCTGTTCGGCAATTTTCTCTACGTCGGCGACGGTGATACGTCGTTTGTGAAAGTCACAACCGGAAGCCCGGCCACGGATCTTGCAAACTCCAACAGCAGTTCGTGGGTGGATATCAACAACGACGGCCACCTCGATCTCTTTGTGGTGAATTTTCAGGCCGATAATTTTCTCTACTACAATGGCGGCCCGCCGACATATACGTTCACGCGTGCGGATACCGGGACAATTGTGCAGGACGGCAGCAATTTTTCCATTGCCGGCGTTTGGGCCGACTACAACAACGACCGCAAGCCGGATTTCTTTCTTGGCAATGCCGGAGGCCAGAACGACTATCTGTTCACGAATCATGGCAACGGGTATTTTGTCCGGACAACACTCCTCGATGCGCGCGCGACACTCGGTGCCAGTTGGGGAGACTTCAACAACGACGGTTACCTCGACCTGTTTGTCGCAAACTTCCTCGGGCAGAACAACATTCTGTACCGCAACAGCGGCCCGCCGGACTTCTCTCTCGTACCTATCGACACCGGTATTGTCTCGAACGGCGGCGGCAACTCGATTGGAAGCGTCTGGGCCGATGTGGACAACGATGGCGATCTTGACCTCTTTGTTGCGAATGATGGCGGGGCTGATTTTCTCTACCTGAACTCCGGTCCGCCGGCGTTTGCTTTCTCCAAAGTTACGACAGGAGAGATCGTCAATACAATCGCGAATTCGTTCGGATGTTCGGCCGCCGACTATGACAATGACGGTGCGCTCGATCTCTTCGTCGCCAACCGGTTGAATCAGCGGGATTTTCTTTACAAGAACAACGGCAACTCGAATTCATGGCTCACCATCAAATGCGTAGGCACGGCGTCGAACACATCGGCAATTGGGACAAAAGTCAGACTCAAGGCGACTGTCGCCGGATTGCCGGCGTGGCAAATGCGCGAAGTCGCCGCGCAGACAGGATACAACAGCCAGAATCTCCTCCTGCATGTTGGCTTCGGCAACGCTTCGGTTGTTGATTCAATTACCGTCGAGTGGCCATCAGGCCAGACCGATTACTTCATCGATGTCCTCCCCAACAGGATTGTCACAATCATTGAAGGTGGCGGGCTCAGCGGTCTATCCTCACCCAATCAGCAAAAGCCGGAAGGATTTGAACTGCACCAGAACTACCCCAATCCGTTCAATCCCACGACGACTCTCCGGTTTGGATTGACGGGCAGGTCCCATGTTCTCGTTGCTGTTCATAACCAACTGGGACAGGAACTCCGACGGCTGGTTGACGGAGAATTTGAGCCGGGTGAACACTCCACTACTTGGGACGGATTGAACAAGAATGGATTGACGGCTGCATCGGGTGTTTATTACATACGGGCAAGGGCAAACGGATTTACGCAGACGGTGAAGGCGCTGCTCACTCGTTAG